The DNA window GAGGATTACCCCAGGTCAATGTTCCCGAAGAACCGGTGTGATAAAAGGAGCCGTCCTGGTTCAAAGCCCACCCCAGTCCCCAGCCGGAAGCTTGTTCTGTCAGCATCGTTCGGACGGACTCTTGGGACAGGACTTTGCCATCGTTACGGATAAACATTTGCGTAAACTTGACCACGTCCGCCGGCGTAGAGAACAAACCTCCGTCCGGCATCGCCATCTTGATTTGCCAGGCGGGATCGAAGCGAAAGAAAACCGTGTCGTCGCGATCGTCTTCCCGTCGCACAACCTCCGCCATGCGACTTGCGACCGAACGCGGCGGCGCGAAGTAGGTGTCTCGCATTTCAAGCGGATCGAGGATTGCGGTTTGCACAAACCGGTCATACCGCATTCCCGCGCGCAGCTCGATGATGCGCGCTAACAGGTAAGGGGCTGCGTTAGAGTACGCCACCCGCGCGCCAGGTTCGAACAACAAACGTGTTTTTGCCAACTCGTGGACAACCTCGTCAATGTCACGGGCGTACCAGTCGGCTTCAAAAAAGAATGCGGGCCTTAACGGCGGGTTGGATTGAATCCCCGAACTGTGGCTCATTAACTGACGGATCGTGATCGGATAGTGCTTGCCACCGGGCCCAGTCTGCTTTTTGAAGTCCGGCAGGTACTTTTCGACCGGATCGTCGAGAGCCAATTGGCCGGCGTCCACCAGCTTCATGGCAGCCGCCACGGTGACCGGTTTTGTGATCGAGGCAATCCAGCAAAGCGTACGTGGGGTCATGCGTCGCTGGAGACGCGTGTCGGAATGACCGTGCGCCTCTTCTCGCAGAATTCGTCCATGCTGAGATACCAGGCCGATCGCCCCCGGCACTTTTTTGTCAGCTACTGCTGCCTTGATGACTCCGAACGCGACATCAAGATCCGTTGCCTGCCCGACACACGGCAAGCAGCCAGGCATCAGGATCAGAATCAGAATGCACCTGAACATGCGAAGCCTCTCCAGACGACCGGTTCACGTAAGACGAATGCCGCATGTGCGAAGTCTAAAGGTCCCTCGTGACGTTCGCAAGGAACGTGACAGCATGCGATTTCATTCGGCGGAAGGCTCGGCCGGACCACAAGGCACGGCCGCAGAGCGGAGTCACCTTTGGCGTCGTGCAGACGCCGCCAGATCGCTTCTGAGCGTTCGACTTCCCCTTCTCGGCAGTCGCTTCGACGGTCGCCGCCTGATCCAACTGCAACCTCGAATTCGTATCCGTTCGTTTGGCAAGTCCCTCCACTAATCAACGAAATGGAACTTTGATCCATGGGAAGTCGAAGCCCGGGCGAAGTCTCCGACCCAAAAAAACCGGGGTTTGTCTGCAGAACCGAAGGGGCGAAGATGTAGAATGTCAACCGCCAATTTGCAAGAGACCAACCCGTCGGGCTGTCGTCGCCAATCGTTCGGGCGCCGTGAATTTCCCGAAAGGTCCCAGAACCTGGTCGCCGCCGTAATATTCCTCGAGGATCAACGGCACATAGGCCGCCAGCAGATACAAGGGGAAGCCGCCTAGTTCCATGGTGATAAGAATGCCGACGTGCATCGACACGCCAAACCATAGCGAGGCGACGCGTGTACGGCGATTCCAGACCAACAGCGGAAAAAGCGTTTCCCAGGCTAACACCGACCAGGTCGCAATCTGGGTCAACCAAATCGGCAACTCGAGTTGTTGTGGCGAAAAACGCGTTAATGTTAGATCCTGCATCACATAATAGAGGCTGTCGCCGTGCGTCCAGCTCTCTCCGGAGAGCTTGCAAATGCCGCTCGCGGAGTACATAAAGCTGAGTTGCACCAGCAACAAACGGAGCGCCCAAGGGTGAACAAAGATTTGCGGAACTGCGCCGAGCATTCGCCGGCGGCGCCAGGCGTCGATTGACCAGGCCGCTCCGC is part of the Lignipirellula cremea genome and encodes:
- a CDS encoding serine hydrolase domain-containing protein, which codes for MFRCILILILMPGCLPCVGQATDLDVAFGVIKAAVADKKVPGAIGLVSQHGRILREEAHGHSDTRLQRRMTPRTLCWIASITKPVTVAAAMKLVDAGQLALDDPVEKYLPDFKKQTGPGGKHYPITIRQLMSHSSGIQSNPPLRPAFFFEADWYARDIDEVVHELAKTRLLFEPGARVAYSNAAPYLLARIIELRAGMRYDRFVQTAILDPLEMRDTYFAPPRSVASRMAEVVRREDDRDDTVFFRFDPAWQIKMAMPDGGLFSTPADVVKFTQMFIRNDGKVLSQESVRTMLTEQASGWGLGWALNQDGSFYHTGSSGTLTWGNPHTGVAGALFCQIQDYKTKGHESLKLRDQFREAVDTATKSPR
- a CDS encoding HTTM domain-containing protein, producing MSSTRETESPEKEVVGVEPWLPRWLGGRWFTAPVRGELLAALRIGVAAVLLLDQLLTMLPQMTALYGERSTGAPHFFSWMFQQSNWNWSLLQGIGDGQALQLAMWVWMGATICLLLGWNTRAVAIVVWVLSVSFTNLNVNSINAGDHIRGILLMYLMLTPCGAAWSIDAWRRRRMLGAVPQIFVHPWALRLLLVQLSFMYSASGICKLSGESWTHGDSLYYVMQDLTLTRFSPQQLELPIWLTQIATWSVLAWETLFPLLVWNRRTRVASLWFGVSMHVGILITMELGGFPLYLLAAYVPLILEEYYGGDQVLGPFGKFTAPERLATTARRVGLLQIGG